A window of Tautonia plasticadhaerens contains these coding sequences:
- a CDS encoding FkbM family methyltransferase, which translates to MPVISYAQNGEDILLRRVFRGQAEGFYIDVGASDPFENSITKLFSLDGWRGVNVEPVPAMFERLRADRPGDVNLNVGVSDEAGTLRLYAMPGLESYTSIPEILTGYFQADPDAITAHDVPVVTLREICERHAADRPIDFLKIDVDGHELPVISGGDWSRFRPRVVLVEDHGTHLWEPLLLAADYHLATFDGVNRFYVRAEEPDLIPRFSPLPNFTDDYIPYRFQRQIDHYRDLLGEAATIGPTAIKVARRLKTLANRHPALTRIVRGTLRIDR; encoded by the coding sequence ATGCCGGTGATCTCCTACGCCCAGAACGGCGAGGACATCCTCCTCCGCCGCGTCTTCCGGGGGCAAGCCGAGGGCTTCTACATCGACGTCGGCGCCAGCGACCCGTTCGAGAACTCCATCACCAAGCTCTTCTCCCTCGACGGCTGGAGGGGCGTGAACGTCGAGCCCGTCCCCGCCATGTTCGAGCGGCTGAGGGCCGACCGGCCGGGCGACGTGAACCTCAACGTGGGCGTCTCCGACGAGGCCGGGACGCTCCGGCTCTACGCCATGCCGGGGCTGGAGTCGTACACCTCGATCCCCGAGATCCTCACCGGCTACTTCCAAGCCGACCCCGACGCGATCACCGCCCACGACGTCCCGGTCGTCACCCTCCGGGAGATCTGCGAGCGGCACGCCGCCGATCGGCCGATCGACTTCCTCAAGATCGACGTCGACGGCCACGAGCTGCCCGTCATCTCGGGAGGCGACTGGTCCCGCTTCCGCCCCCGGGTGGTGCTGGTGGAGGACCACGGCACCCACCTCTGGGAGCCCCTGCTCCTGGCCGCCGACTACCACCTCGCCACCTTCGACGGCGTGAACCGCTTCTACGTCCGGGCCGAGGAACCCGACCTCATCCCCCGCTTCTCCCCCCTGCCCAACTTCACCGACGACTACATCCCCTACCGCTTTCAGCGCCAGATCGACCACTACCGGGACCTGCTCGGCGAGGCCGCCACGATCGGCCCGACCGCGATCAAGGTCGCCCGCCGCCTCAAGACGCTCGCGAACCGGCACCCCGCCCTCACCCGGATCGTCCGGGGGACGCTCCGGATCGATCGCTGA